In Candidatus Goldiibacteriota bacterium, one DNA window encodes the following:
- a CDS encoding T9SS type A sorting domain-containing protein, with protein MVKTTRRLISLILILSFPFLIYSSVTSVNVHNYGYAGKYLQATSVKNPVFHMTINADAQGDTLTYFGVENYKDSWYIGSAVEPDSIASNSVKLWYMPVDASEFDPDSAVLVGTLLSDLTQTSGNNNWWYGSFNFVVSDNSGLWVTVDISSSPGQGTVEFQGESIAFNSGVSDINSLPVSPPVMLITQTTPAETLEITHEAGSMQPSVSTGQENIIPFSFKLYNASGPNSAPIVAAGLTLTVQTFSPLGVTLAPSTIIQSIKLQDKNSGTVYGSVSGLSIPSSASPVEIPLSLLNIPAETTITANVVISAVSSTLTAGTNFIISLNEPSSFLAYDFYTLKNVTVAASASDSTGFPMHSNFATLQKNCGEITASFTDIIPLTINEGQVNVPLVKIILNNPGNSLTASGQVYNLKLQVADNSGAPIVPSSLFSKISVTDLSGTIIYGIKDSTIESSGNIINIPLINAIGIPSASSATVTVRANISSSTAADDFKIIITAGTDILARDINSFSPASVTSVTSVYTSPSALLSSSLKAGAEALMPKTIYAGQTGVQIMRVSLSSPLSFGEGNTIMAYGITLTARDINGSPVIADSFLSVIRTSVYSPSVSDSAQITAPSSDTIYIPFSSPLPLTSSAITTITITGDIKTNAAAGNINFVLNASGIGVYQFSDPSKPVAVSAVTGQSFPMNSGTGTIAGTAEKLSFSTYPNPFRPGTKALLSFYLNSDSTVTIKIYDLAGRVVRTIMENNILPAGARETDFWDGKDNNGKMVLAGTYLAKIEAVSGGKTRTETKKITLIK; from the coding sequence TGGTATATAGGCTCTGCCGTAGAACCGGATTCAATCGCGTCAAACAGCGTTAAATTGTGGTATATGCCTGTTGACGCTTCTGAATTTGATCCGGACTCCGCGGTACTTGTGGGTACACTGTTGTCGGATTTAACGCAGACATCAGGAAACAATAACTGGTGGTATGGCAGTTTTAATTTTGTCGTGTCAGATAATTCAGGATTATGGGTGACAGTTGATATCTCATCATCGCCGGGCCAGGGTACCGTTGAATTTCAGGGCGAAAGCATTGCGTTTAATTCAGGGGTATCCGATATAAATTCCCTTCCCGTTTCACCGCCTGTAATGCTTATAACCCAAACCACTCCTGCCGAAACTCTGGAAATAACGCACGAAGCGGGCTCAATGCAGCCTTCCGTTTCAACAGGCCAGGAAAATATAATACCTTTTTCCTTTAAACTATATAACGCTTCAGGGCCAAATTCCGCGCCTATAGTTGCCGCAGGCCTTACTTTAACCGTTCAGACTTTCTCGCCTTTGGGTGTCACGCTTGCCCCGTCAACAATCATTCAGTCAATAAAACTTCAGGACAAAAATTCCGGCACGGTTTACGGCTCGGTATCAGGCTTATCAATACCGTCTTCTGCAAGCCCGGTTGAAATACCGCTTTCACTTCTTAACATTCCGGCGGAAACAACCATTACCGCAAACGTGGTAATAAGCGCGGTTTCATCAACCCTGACCGCCGGTACAAACTTTATCATTTCACTTAACGAGCCGTCTTCTTTCCTTGCTTATGATTTTTACACACTAAAAAACGTCACGGTTGCGGCTTCGGCATCAGATTCAACCGGTTTTCCCATGCATTCAAACTTTGCCACACTGCAGAAAAACTGCGGCGAAATAACAGCTTCATTTACCGATATAATCCCGCTTACCATTAACGAAGGCCAGGTCAACGTGCCGCTTGTAAAAATAATCCTTAACAACCCCGGCAACTCACTTACGGCTTCAGGACAGGTTTATAACCTGAAACTGCAGGTGGCAGATAATTCCGGCGCCCCCATTGTACCTTCCTCTCTTTTTTCAAAGATATCTGTAACCGACCTTTCCGGGACGATTATTTACGGCATAAAAGACTCCACAATTGAATCTTCCGGAAACATAATAAACATCCCTCTTATTAACGCAATTGGAATTCCGTCAGCGTCTTCGGCCACAGTAACAGTAAGGGCCAATATAAGTTCTTCAACAGCCGCGGATGATTTTAAAATTATAATCACCGCGGGTACAGATATTCTGGCGCGCGACATAAATTCATTCTCTCCGGCTTCTGTCACATCAGTTACATCGGTTTACACATCGCCTTCCGCTCTGCTTTCCAGTTCACTTAAAGCCGGCGCGGAAGCTTTGATGCCAAAAACAATTTATGCCGGACAGACAGGCGTTCAGATAATGCGCGTATCGCTTTCATCCCCGCTTTCATTCGGGGAAGGCAACACAATAATGGCTTACGGCATCACGCTTACCGCGCGCGATATAAACGGCAGCCCGGTTATCGCGGACTCTTTCCTGTCCGTAATCAGAACTTCAGTCTATTCCCCTTCAGTTTCTGATTCAGCCCAGATAACAGCGCCTTCATCAGACACTATATACATACCATTTTCATCGCCTCTGCCTTTAACATCATCCGCAATAACAACAATCACAATTACCGGCGATATTAAAACAAACGCGGCAGCCGGAAATATAAACTTTGTGCTTAACGCTTCCGGAATAGGAGTCTATCAGTTCAGCGACCCTTCAAAACCGGTTGCAGTGTCAGCCGTAACCGGACAGTCTTTCCCCATGAATTCCGGCACCGGCACCATAGCCGGCACGGCTGAAAAGCTGTCTTTTTCAACATACCCCAACCCTTTCAGGCCGGGGACAAAAGCACTGCTTTCTTTTTATCTTAATTCCGATTCAACAGTCACTATTAAAATATACGACCTTGCGGGACGGGTTGTCAGGACAATAATGGAAAATAACATACTGCCCGCGGGCGCCCGTGAAACAGACTTCTGGGATGGCAAAGACAACAACGGCAAAATGGTGCTGGCAGGCACATATCTTGCCAAAATAGAAGCGGTGTCCGGCGGAAAGACCAGGACCGAAACCAAAAAAATAACGTTAATAAAATAA
- a CDS encoding M50 family metallopeptidase, whose translation MKNRIIAFPLTVISIILCFPVTLAFTDILKNLTINSRIELGFFIGFAVYLIIHIVFYKPVFIHVMAHELTHIFWAFLFGGKAKKLEVSASGGRVLINRTNFVITLAPYFFPLYTFIFLGVYIIAKERYLPYIAFLIGASLSFHIALTLYSMKTAQSDFHEDSNIFFSLSFVYLMNIFVIALIFSLLSEKVNYLEFLKDIPGKFAYMYKAAARFFAAFAG comes from the coding sequence ATGAAAAACAGAATAATCGCATTCCCTCTGACCGTTATTTCCATAATCCTGTGTTTTCCGGTTACGCTTGCGTTTACGGATATTCTTAAAAACCTGACGATAAATTCACGGATTGAATTGGGATTCTTTATAGGTTTTGCGGTTTATCTTATTATTCATATTGTGTTTTATAAACCGGTATTTATCCACGTTATGGCGCATGAACTTACGCATATTTTCTGGGCTTTTCTTTTTGGGGGAAAAGCAAAAAAACTTGAAGTATCCGCCAGCGGCGGAAGGGTGCTGATAAACAGGACAAATTTTGTAATAACACTGGCGCCGTATTTTTTCCCGCTGTACACTTTTATATTTCTGGGGGTTTATATAATAGCCAAAGAGCGGTATCTGCCGTACATTGCTTTTTTAATAGGAGCCAGCCTGTCTTTCCATATAGCCCTTACCCTTTATTCCATGAAGACCGCGCAGAGCGATTTTCATGAAGACAGCAATATATTTTTTTCGCTGTCTTTTGTGTATCTGATGAACATATTTGTTATTGCGCTGATATTTTCCCTTTTGTCTGAAAAGGTAAATTACCTGGAATTTCTAAAGGATATTCCCGGTAAATTTGCCTATATGTATAAAGCGGCAGCGCGTTTTTTCGCGGCTTTTGCCGGCTGA
- a CDS encoding PilT/PilU family type 4a pilus ATPase: MMNLRDLLHLMIQKRSSDLHLKEGRPPIMRVDGRLTPLEMEILSAADMREIIQTMTDEKTRKKFEETNEMDLAYNLEGVARFRANAFRQMGKLEVVMRAIPIKIPTLEELNMPPVLKEIALYPRGLVLVTGTTGSGKSTSLAAMINAINESYYHHIVTIEDPIEFVHTDKRSSITQREVGLDTDSFGNALRYVLRQDPDVILIGEMRDMVTVGTAISAAETGHMVFSTLHTMDTIQTINRVLDFFPKEQQVQVRSQLAGALKAVISLRLVTKADGVGRVPAAEIMIVTPTIRGLIEEGRFGLIKDLIKDGEKDGLQTFDQSLIRLYKQGLITIDEAKKNATSPQELDLAMKGITSSKSSAQSILDTMMKEQGGKEQASELKRGKQLLDAGKFGEAHLVFEKLLLKFPDNKEAAENLKAAKAGLNSEQHQENVRTIINEGMLIYKKGNIRGAIVKWQEGLGLDPGNVQLKSYIKSAEENMGRAAQIPGILEQGVEIYKTGNIEAAIEKWQEVFKLDQNNMQAKTYIAGARHKAAELKLKRETEGLYKRGMEENDKGNPIEGLLYLKRALDLKPDSKEINENFEKVKSILLSEKFGNDVESEVAAEAFKFCIESLSAEDYLGAVKEIKKVIEKRPLDKKAKDYHERIKNCFKSRLEELHESVEEAYSARDLSKAMSLSRKILKMDPSSEFALKYIKDLKPVIEDEVKKIYSEAMELYGRGSLKESKEKLEAILLLDAENSTAKKRLEEINQRLSAIGGV; this comes from the coding sequence CTGATGAACCTAAGGGACTTGCTCCATTTAATGATACAAAAACGTTCGTCTGACCTTCATTTAAAAGAAGGCAGGCCGCCTATCATGAGGGTTGACGGCAGGCTTACCCCCCTTGAAATGGAAATACTATCAGCCGCTGATATGCGGGAAATAATTCAGACAATGACAGATGAAAAAACCCGCAAAAAATTTGAAGAAACCAATGAAATGGACCTTGCGTACAATCTTGAAGGTGTGGCCAGATTCAGGGCAAATGCTTTCAGGCAGATGGGCAAACTTGAAGTTGTAATGAGGGCAATTCCCATAAAAATTCCCACACTGGAAGAATTAAATATGCCTCCTGTTCTAAAAGAGATAGCCCTTTATCCAAGGGGGCTTGTGCTGGTCACCGGTACGACAGGAAGCGGAAAATCCACATCGCTTGCCGCCATGATTAACGCCATAAATGAATCTTATTATCATCACATTGTTACAATAGAAGACCCCATAGAATTTGTACATACGGATAAGCGTTCCAGTATAACTCAGAGAGAAGTCGGGCTTGATACGGATTCTTTTGGAAACGCGCTGCGTTATGTTTTAAGGCAGGATCCCGATGTTATATTAATCGGCGAAATGAGGGACATGGTAACGGTGGGTACAGCCATTTCCGCCGCAGAGACAGGGCATATGGTTTTTTCCACGCTTCATACTATGGATACGATACAGACAATAAACAGAGTGCTTGATTTTTTCCCCAAAGAACAGCAGGTGCAGGTAAGGTCGCAGCTTGCAGGAGCGCTTAAAGCCGTAATTTCCTTAAGGCTTGTTACAAAAGCGGACGGCGTGGGGCGTGTTCCGGCCGCCGAAATTATGATAGTGACCCCGACAATCAGGGGGCTTATTGAAGAGGGCAGATTTGGGCTTATCAAGGATCTGATTAAAGACGGGGAAAAAGACGGCCTTCAGACTTTTGACCAGTCGCTTATACGGCTGTACAAGCAGGGTTTAATTACGATAGACGAAGCAAAAAAGAACGCCACTTCGCCGCAGGAACTTGACCTTGCCATGAAAGGTATTACTTCAAGCAAATCATCCGCGCAGTCCATACTTGATACAATGATGAAGGAGCAGGGCGGTAAAGAGCAGGCATCCGAACTAAAACGCGGAAAGCAGCTTTTAGATGCCGGTAAATTCGGAGAGGCCCATTTGGTATTTGAAAAACTGCTTTTAAAATTTCCCGATAATAAAGAAGCGGCGGAAAATTTAAAAGCGGCAAAAGCGGGATTAAATTCCGAACAGCATCAGGAAAATGTAAGGACTATAATTAACGAAGGGATGCTTATTTATAAGAAAGGAAATATAAGGGGGGCCATAGTAAAATGGCAGGAAGGCCTTGGGCTTGACCCGGGAAACGTACAGCTTAAATCGTACATAAAAAGCGCGGAAGAAAACATGGGGCGCGCCGCGCAGATACCGGGTATTCTTGAACAGGGTGTGGAAATTTATAAAACAGGAAATATAGAAGCGGCAATTGAAAAATGGCAGGAAGTGTTTAAACTTGACCAGAATAACATGCAGGCAAAGACATATATCGCAGGCGCGCGGCACAAGGCTGCCGAACTTAAACTTAAACGGGAAACGGAAGGGTTATATAAGCGCGGGATGGAAGAAAATGACAAGGGTAATCCTATAGAAGGCCTGCTTTATCTTAAACGGGCGCTTGACCTGAAACCTGATTCAAAAGAGATAAATGAGAATTTTGAAAAAGTAAAATCAATACTTTTAAGCGAAAAGTTTGGGAATGACGTGGAATCCGAAGTGGCGGCGGAAGCTTTTAAGTTCTGTATTGAAAGCCTCTCCGCTGAAGATTATCTTGGGGCTGTAAAAGAAATTAAAAAAGTTATTGAAAAAAGGCCCCTGGACAAAAAAGCCAAAGATTACCATGAAAGGATAAAGAACTGCTTTAAATCAAGGCTTGAAGAATTGCATGAAAGTGTTGAAGAAGCTTATAGCGCAAGGGACCTCTCAAAAGCCATGTCTTTATCGCGGAAAATCCTTAAAATGGACCCAAGCAGTGAATTTGCCCTTAAGTATATAAAAGATTTAAAACCTGTGATAGAAGATGAAGTAAAGAAGATTTATTCGGAGGCAATGGAACTTTACGGCAGGGGTTCTTTGAAGGAATCAAAGGAAAAACTTGAAGCCATACTTCTGCTTGACGCGGAAAACAGCACGGCTAAAAAAAGGCTTGAAGAGATAAATCAAAGGCTTTCCGCCATCGGCGGAGTGTGA